A genomic segment from Pyrodictium occultum encodes:
- the glnA gene encoding type I glutamate--ammonia ligase: protein MQSAGEQLKKVRWVELHFVDVAGHLRSVAVPSREVDDKAFKQGLNLLDGSSVEGFAGIHESDYRLRPDPSTFAVIPWAKDTGRMISDVYSTEGRFPKDPRYIADRAMEYLASQGLEAYFGPEVEFMLVDGLFLDVETPTKGLGYRVVSREYMDYEEELGFQRTKKAYHTPSPIDKVAAVRYEIASVLEDYFGFRVESHHHEVAALGQVEIDFRFGDLKTTADRVVTLKYVARNVAAKHGMAATFMPKLVAGDNGNGMHVHVSLWDRSSGRNLFYDPSDEYAELSQTARYFIGGILEHGRALAAIVAPTVNSYRRLVPGYEAPVYLVWGKANRSAAIRIPFYEKGVEKAKRIEFRSPDPTANPYLAFAAILAAGLDGIKKKIEPGDPVDRNVYEMGEEERRRLGIKQLPRSLDEALDELESDNEFLKPIFTRDILEAYIDVKRREAMELRQYPNPVEVYMYFNL from the coding sequence GTGCAGTCCGCAGGAGAGCAGCTCAAGAAGGTACGCTGGGTGGAGCTCCACTTCGTGGACGTGGCCGGCCACCTCCGCAGCGTAGCAGTGCCCTCCAGGGAGGTTGACGATAAGGCGTTCAAGCAGGGGCTCAACCTGCTCGACGGGAGCAGTGTAGAGGGCTTCGCCGGCATACATGAGAGTGATTACCGTCTCCGCCCCGATCCGTCGACGTTCGCCGTGATCCCCTGGGCCAAGGACACCGGTAGGATGATATCCGACGTCTACTCCACCGAGGGCAGATTCCCCAAGGACCCCCGCTACATAGCTGACCGTGCTATGGAGTACCTCGCCTCCCAGGGTCTTGAAGCCTACTTCGGCCCAGAGGTAGAGTTCATGCTAGTGGACGGCCTCTTCCTCGACGTTGAGACGCCTACAAAGGGGCTGGGCTACCGTGTTGTATCCCGCGAGTACATGGACTATGAGGAGGAGCTAGGTTTCCAGAGGACTAAGAAGGCCTACCACACCCCGTCCCCCATAGACAAGGTGGCTGCTGTAAGGTATGAGATAGCCAGCGTGCTGGAGGACTACTTTGGCTTTAGGGTCGAGTCCCACCACCACGAGGTTGCTGCACTAGGCCAGGTGGAGATAGACTTTAGGTTCGGCGATCTAAAGACAACCGCCGACCGCGTGGTCACCCTAAAGTACGTTGCCCGCAACGTGGCGGCAAAGCACGGCATGGCCGCTACTTTCATGCCCAAGCTGGTAGCCGGCGACAACGGTAACGGCATGCACGTCCACGTAAGCCTCTGGGATAGGAGTAGCGGTAGGAACCTCTTCTACGACCCCAGCGACGAGTACGCAGAGCTGAGCCAGACAGCCAGGTACTTCATAGGCGGGATACTGGAGCACGGGAGGGCGCTGGCGGCCATCGTTGCCCCCACAGTGAATAGTTACCGTAGGCTGGTACCCGGCTACGAGGCGCCGGTCTACCTGGTCTGGGGTAAGGCAAACCGCAGCGCTGCGATACGTATACCATTCTACGAGAAGGGTGTAGAGAAGGCTAAGAGGATAGAGTTCCGGAGCCCGGATCCAACCGCCAACCCGTATCTGGCGTTCGCGGCCATACTGGCCGCCGGCCTTGACGGGATTAAGAAGAAGATCGAGCCAGGCGACCCCGTGGACCGCAACGTCTACGAGATGGGTGAGGAGGAGAGGCGGAGGCTTGGTATAAAGCAGCTGCCGCGTAGCCTCGACGAGGCCCTGGACGAGCTGGAGAGCGATAACGAGTTCCTAAAGCCGATATTCACGAGGGATATCCTAGAGGCCTACATTGATGTGAAGCGCCGCGAGGCTATGGAGCTACGCCAGTACCCCAACCCGGTGGAGGTCTACATGTACTTCAACCTCTAG
- a CDS encoding AAA family ATPase — MIVERVELENVLSHRRTRIDFGRGIIAIVGPNGAGKSSIIDAITYAMFGSHSRGTRSRKHDLIRLGAHIARIAVEFSSGGNRYRLQKVVQRTGATQALLYQLDDGSPKLIARGVESVKAELRRILGIDPSLADLLLVTRQGEIDRILVDKEKRIDTINTILRLKAIEKTYDRLASILRLLRTKKTMLEEQYRSEEARLREAEESAKEYDKVAKKLEELRPLLAATEKEYEELREKVEELRARTQRLEALKARMAELERSLQKLREEYDEARSEYTRAKNAKEELESLRWIEKSIELIEEASRILEELDKNREVLEALRHNREKIEKELEGLPEARQAWEEYERLRRQVEKLEEDNKRYHEVRTRIEQLEARAKRLRKEVDTKMRRLMDRLRSDIPLELPKEPAKIVEKLESIIASLDKAVESTRLKLERLKEEAGAKSSEIRDLEEKLMKLTEAQGRCPLCGRPLTEEHRIQLISRLRQQKRRLEAELRRIESQAVMLRREYSELEYKKKLLERLARTVQGEAKSIETMIKEAEEAEKQIEELQRKYLELFAKRQEYEEARHRLRELEPLVSRYQRLQALAEQYEELKRQEEEIVSRLAEHERRLAEILDELNMSMDELREAAERVSHYREYLAGLKSEAERLPKAEARLKRLEAEISRLEAELEKTRKEVEEASSVEAELQEAETRLRELEERLKDLRSQVARLEGAKEKLEAIVSKIEVLRGRVERLQEELQRYGNAIAALEKIRRALSPNGVPRAIRHALKNILEYHLRDTLMRFNIDFLDVRLEDDYSVVLVTREGEKTVSMLSGGERIALAIAYRIALARVVGEKIESMIMDEPTIHLDEEKRRELVDIIRYGLEASGLAQLIVVTHDREVEEAADKVVEVVKIDGASTVRIRAPGESTALEAGLAASPAG; from the coding sequence GCCATGTTCGGCTCACATAGCCGCGGCACACGCAGCCGTAAACACGACCTGATAAGGCTCGGCGCCCATATAGCCCGTATAGCTGTAGAGTTCAGCTCCGGAGGCAACCGGTATAGGCTCCAGAAGGTGGTACAGCGCACCGGCGCTACGCAAGCGCTCCTCTACCAGCTCGATGACGGCTCCCCAAAGCTAATCGCCCGCGGAGTGGAGAGCGTGAAGGCAGAGCTGCGGAGGATACTCGGCATAGACCCCTCGCTCGCAGACCTCCTCCTCGTGACCAGGCAGGGCGAGATAGACAGGATACTAGTGGATAAGGAGAAGCGCATAGATACAATAAACACTATACTCAGGCTAAAAGCCATCGAGAAGACCTATGACCGCCTAGCCTCCATACTACGGCTCCTCCGGACGAAGAAGACAATGCTCGAGGAGCAGTACCGGAGCGAGGAGGCCAGGCTGAGAGAGGCGGAGGAGAGCGCCAAAGAATACGACAAGGTGGCCAAGAAGCTGGAGGAGCTGCGGCCGCTCCTAGCAGCTACGGAGAAGGAGTATGAGGAGCTGAGGGAGAAGGTAGAGGAGCTGCGGGCCCGCACGCAGCGGCTGGAGGCCCTGAAAGCCAGGATGGCTGAGCTGGAACGCAGCCTCCAGAAGCTCCGCGAGGAGTACGATGAGGCTCGCTCCGAGTACACGCGGGCCAAGAACGCTAAGGAGGAGTTGGAGAGCCTCCGGTGGATTGAGAAGAGCATAGAGCTTATAGAGGAGGCGTCGAGGATCCTGGAGGAGCTTGATAAGAATAGGGAGGTACTGGAGGCACTACGCCACAATAGAGAGAAGATCGAGAAGGAGCTGGAGGGGCTGCCGGAGGCTAGGCAAGCCTGGGAGGAGTATGAGAGGCTCAGGAGACAGGTGGAGAAGCTGGAGGAGGATAACAAGCGCTACCACGAGGTTAGAACCCGGATTGAGCAGCTTGAGGCTAGGGCTAAGAGGCTGAGAAAAGAAGTTGATACCAAGATGAGGAGGCTTATGGACAGGCTTAGGTCAGACATACCCCTGGAGCTCCCCAAGGAGCCCGCTAAGATAGTGGAGAAGCTCGAGTCTATAATAGCAAGCCTCGACAAGGCCGTGGAGTCTACAAGGCTTAAGCTCGAGAGGCTGAAAGAGGAGGCTGGAGCTAAGAGCTCCGAGATACGCGACTTAGAGGAGAAGCTGATGAAGCTTACGGAGGCCCAGGGCCGCTGCCCGCTATGCGGCAGACCCCTCACCGAGGAGCATAGGATACAGCTGATATCGAGGCTTAGGCAGCAGAAGAGGAGGCTAGAGGCAGAGCTTAGGAGGATCGAGTCGCAGGCCGTGATGCTGCGCCGCGAGTACAGCGAGCTGGAGTACAAGAAGAAGCTGCTGGAGAGGCTTGCCAGGACGGTGCAGGGGGAGGCAAAGAGCATTGAGACCATGATAAAGGAGGCCGAGGAGGCGGAGAAGCAGATAGAAGAGCTGCAGAGAAAGTACCTGGAGTTATTCGCGAAGCGCCAGGAGTACGAGGAGGCCCGCCACCGGCTCCGGGAGCTGGAGCCGCTGGTAAGTAGGTACCAGAGGCTTCAGGCGCTAGCCGAGCAGTACGAGGAGCTGAAACGGCAGGAGGAGGAGATAGTGTCAAGGCTTGCCGAGCATGAGAGGAGGCTGGCGGAGATTCTAGACGAGCTGAATATGAGTATGGACGAATTGAGGGAGGCGGCAGAGAGGGTTAGCCACTACCGCGAGTACCTCGCCGGGCTAAAGAGTGAGGCTGAGAGGCTCCCCAAGGCGGAGGCCAGGCTGAAGAGGCTTGAAGCAGAGATCTCAAGGCTCGAGGCCGAGCTGGAGAAGACCAGAAAGGAGGTAGAGGAGGCTTCTAGTGTTGAGGCCGAGCTTCAAGAGGCTGAGACAAGGCTGCGCGAGCTTGAGGAGAGGCTTAAGGACCTGAGGAGCCAGGTGGCTAGGCTGGAAGGTGCAAAAGAAAAGCTCGAGGCTATAGTGTCGAAGATCGAGGTGCTACGCGGCAGGGTTGAAAGGCTGCAGGAGGAGCTGCAGCGCTACGGCAACGCCATAGCTGCTCTAGAGAAGATAAGACGCGCACTGAGCCCTAACGGCGTGCCACGCGCTATAAGGCACGCCTTGAAGAATATACTAGAGTACCATCTACGCGACACGCTCATGAGGTTCAACATAGACTTCCTCGATGTAAGGCTCGAGGACGACTACAGCGTAGTCCTTGTAACACGCGAGGGCGAGAAGACGGTGTCTATGCTAAGCGGTGGCGAGAGGATAGCGCTGGCTATAGCTTACAGGATTGCGCTCGCCCGCGTGGTGGGCGAGAAAATAGAGTCGATGATAATGGATGAGCCTACTATCCACCTCGACGAGGAGAAGAGGCGCGAGCTCGTAGACATTATAAGGTATGGGCTGGAGGCAAGCGGGCTTGCACAGCTCATAGTGGTTACCCACGACAGGGAGGTTGAGGAGGCGGCTGACAAGGTGGTGGAGGTCGTTAAGATCGACGGGGCGAGCACTGTGAGGATACGGGCGCCCGGGGAGAGCACCGCCCTGGAGGCCGGCCTGGCAGCTAGCCCTGCTGGATGA
- a CDS encoding alkaline phosphatase family protein: MAPRLILLILDGAADRPVDGVTPLSEARTPGLDALAEHAVCGFHYPVAPGIAPESDLATLSLLGYEPEKYYTGRGPLEALGIGLSIKAGYEVAFRANFATIDPATRRIIDRRVGRSLGSEEARSLAAALDGMELGENGYALVRATVGHRAVVVIGSRESRLSAAVSNIDPAYVRKGLISEAVSSPEMILPRCKPLEDTEEARRTCRLVDEFVDKSIEILENHPVNAERARRGLLKANAMLLRDAGDRIPEMPPITSRFGFSSAASVAEMPVEIGIARAAGMRAYRVSPPSGDLARDLPERLEAAVKALEEGSQFLYVHLKGPDEPGHDGDFERKKNAIELIDEYFVRPLIERIDLDDVAVLVTSDHATPWSLRSHSGDPVPWMLSWRRLPGGPGEFNEIVCGKRGSKTLEHGWLLLPYVVDTIRRAQ; this comes from the coding sequence GTGGCGCCGAGGCTCATACTGCTCATACTCGATGGTGCGGCCGATAGGCCGGTGGATGGTGTGACTCCTCTCTCCGAGGCGAGGACTCCGGGCCTAGATGCTCTGGCCGAGCATGCTGTCTGCGGCTTCCACTATCCCGTAGCTCCTGGAATAGCGCCGGAAAGCGATCTCGCAACTCTATCCCTGCTCGGCTACGAGCCCGAGAAGTACTATACTGGGAGGGGGCCGCTCGAGGCCCTGGGGATAGGTCTCAGCATAAAGGCCGGCTACGAGGTTGCCTTTAGAGCGAACTTCGCGACAATAGATCCTGCCACTAGGAGGATAATCGACCGCAGGGTCGGCAGGAGCCTTGGAAGCGAGGAGGCGAGAAGTCTTGCAGCAGCCCTCGACGGCATGGAGCTAGGCGAGAACGGCTACGCCCTGGTCAGGGCCACCGTGGGGCACCGCGCAGTAGTGGTCATAGGGAGCAGGGAAAGCCGTCTCAGCGCCGCCGTCTCCAATATAGATCCCGCCTACGTGAGGAAGGGCCTCATCTCGGAGGCTGTGAGCAGCCCAGAGATGATTCTCCCCAGGTGCAAGCCTCTAGAGGACACGGAGGAAGCTCGTCGCACCTGCAGGCTGGTAGACGAGTTCGTCGACAAGTCTATAGAGATTCTCGAGAACCACCCTGTCAACGCCGAGAGGGCTAGAAGGGGCCTGCTAAAGGCTAATGCAATGCTCCTGCGTGATGCCGGCGACAGGATACCCGAGATGCCCCCTATTACCAGCAGGTTCGGCTTCTCCAGTGCGGCCTCCGTAGCCGAGATGCCGGTAGAGATAGGCATAGCTAGAGCCGCTGGGATGAGGGCTTACAGGGTGTCTCCCCCCTCCGGTGACCTTGCCCGCGACCTGCCGGAGCGCCTGGAGGCTGCGGTAAAGGCTCTCGAGGAGGGCAGCCAATTCCTCTACGTCCATCTAAAAGGCCCCGACGAGCCAGGCCACGACGGCGACTTCGAGAGAAAGAAGAATGCTATAGAGCTTATAGACGAGTACTTTGTAAGGCCCTTGATAGAGAGGATAGACCTAGACGATGTAGCGGTGCTAGTGACTTCGGACCACGCGACGCCCTGGAGCCTCCGGAGCCACAGCGGCGACCCGGTACCCTGGATGCTATCCTGGCGCAGACTCCCCGGGGGCCCCGGCGAGTTCAACGAGATCGTCTGTGGGAAGCGCGGCTCCAAGACCTTAGAGCATGGCTGGCTCCTGCTGCCATACGTGGTCGACACAATCAGGAGGGCTCAGTAG